In Malus sylvestris chromosome 2, drMalSylv7.2, whole genome shotgun sequence, the genomic stretch TATAGTAATTAGGCCCTTTGGTTAGTGTGTAAGATCTAGTTCCCCAATTTTTATAACATTGTTGCAAGCTGCTGCTTCTCTTAATTTTGTATAAATTATTAGTGAACATGCCGAAGCAACAAACAAAAAGTAACAAAGAATTCAAAGTCCCATAAAAATTGTAGGACAATTTGCTTAGATCATAAAGGTAATCCGGATTTGATTTGGAGCATGAGATTAGAGCAGAAGAAGAAAAGTAATTTGGGCATCAAAGTATGATTACAAGCACTAGAGCAATATCTCAGCCTGCAAAAGCTCTCTTTGCCATATTTGCTTTGTCAGTTAATTGTAATACTCAACAACGTTATCTTGTTACACTTATATATTATCAAACTGTGAATACGAATCACGAGTCAATTTGATATGTGGTTTAGAAAACTTCCAGACAAGTGCATGTTCTCATAATTTTTATAGTAATCAAATAAATACCTAGGTGTAAGTGGTGAACTGTCATAGTggttagggtttttctttttaattcacTGCATCTCAAGTTCAAACGCtcccctctctcctctccttaAGGTAGTCTAGTGTAGAATATCACTTGTAATGAAAACAAGTTAGATTGTAATCTTAACTACGTAATCAAGAATGAAATTGACTTATGTACTTCCCTTTTCACTTATAGCACTTTTCCAAATTTTAGCTATTAAATTGAATCATTTTGAAAAGAATCAACGAATATAACAACTTTCTTATTTAAGAAAGAATAAAATGAAGTAGCAACTTGTATTCacaatttaacaacataaacttGACACGGCAAAACAATTCACGGATAAAAGTAAGAAAATGATTGTTAGAAGTGAAAATGAAAGTGCTAAAATTACCTTTCCGTTCAAGAAAGAGTAAAATGAATTAGCAATTTGGATtcaatttaacaacataaacttTTTTATACAGTTTGACATGAAAACATTTCCACGTAAAGTATTACTTTGAATTCTATACCAACACCACCAACGCATTTGATGCTAAATAGCATTGGATCTCTATCCCAAACCCCACAAGCACCTCTTCATCAATAATCCAGTTACCCACTGCCAAAGGCATTGTAAGAAACACCCATCATTTTCTgatgaattaaataaaaataaaaataaaggagAAATTGAGTGAGTGACAGAAAGTGACTGAACATCGATTACCATTTCTTCTTTACAGAGCTTTCAATCCCCATCTCCGTTAGAAATCAAACTTCCTTCGGTGTTTTCACAAATAAAACGACAAAAGCTACAAGGTAATATTATCATCACTGTCAGTCTCacctgtttatttatttttataaaaaaagtaaGAAATTACATGCATTGCAGTTAGCTTATGATATGGACATGCATTATTTAGTGGAGAGAGTTTCTGGAAACAAAATGCAATGAtgtgatttcaatttgtttaacagAGGAAGCATCTGCTGGACGCATGTATTTGACAATTAGTTGATATAAAATGATTATAATTTCATTGCATAGAATTTTTAATTGCTTAATAATATGGGTACCAGTACTGCAACAAGAAGAACTTCAATAgcatttttataaaatgacaacTAGTTGTGAGGATATGGATACGATACACCTAAAATCTGAGGCTTTTCAGAATGGTAAATATACATTTGAAATCGTTATGaacgttcacctttgcactcgTAATTACATTGACTATAACATATGTGCCTTCTACTATGTGTTCGAGTTCTAATCCAGCTCCCGAAAAAGCAGAGTACTTTATAAAGAAGAATATGGCTTATGAAAAAACCGAGACGGGCTGCTATCTTTTGAGCTTGAATGAGAGAAGTATTGGTGGTCCATGATAATCCGATCCAATTTTTGGCTCAACTGGTGTGGGCTTCCATTTTTGAAGATGGTTTCAAGAAATCCCAAAAATAGAATTGGACCATCAGAAATGGATTAGGGTGGCACCCAGCAAATCAGGTTTTTGGAGAGgcaattgtttgtttgtttgcatcTTCATGTGTAGAAGGCGCTTTGAGCTTCCACTACAAACTGACACAATTCCTTCTGTAGCTTCTTTGAATTAGacaattctttttttcttgaCCTAATTGACAAAAATAACAGCCTCACAATATTCTTTTAATTTCATCTCAGTTTTGCATCAGTCactttccattttttcttttcttgtcttgtTTGTAATCGTTTTTCACAAGTTTGTGTCGTTTTTCACAAGTTTGTGTGGGGGGTTGGGGTAATTCTGCAAACTGCAAGTTACCATTTTGCTCTTGTAGTAATTTCTGTGTTCTGCAGAAGTTGTTTTTACTTTTGGGAACAAGGGGAAACCTGTATTTTGCAGAGATTTTGCAAGAAGCTCAAACAAGTAggtttaaataaatttactagCCGATCAAGTCTTGAATGTTTCATGAAAACAAGTAATCTAAAGCATATATCCAACTAACTTGTTCTGCAAGTCAGAATGTTGTTACAAAAGCTACTATTTTATTACCATATTTGAACATGAACAAATGTTGAATGTGTCTTAAAAGCATCTATTACAGGTTCCCCGGAAGTGATCCTAGAGCTAGCTAGTTCCGCAAATCCGACACAATAATGAAAAAGATCATaagaaaatttgacaaaaatgatTGGTTGTAATGCTAAAAAGAAATGTAGAAAGAAATTCAGGTATCCGGATTAGGATCACGAACATCATTACCACGATCATGATCGTCATTACCAGGATGGGGATCATCAATGTCaggttcatcatcatcattaccTGGATCAGTATCAGGGTCATGATCAGGATCAGGATCGTCGTTCTGCATTTCCATTTGGGATGCAGCAAGAAATAGGGCTCCAGTTCCTGAACCACCATGAGAATGTTCAATGACAACATTGTCTGAAAGATCATTCCCAAGCATTTCCCACACACTGCTGTTGAGATAATTTCTGAAGACTCTATAGTGCTCGTAAATCCCGCCTTCCACGGTAACTACacttttcttgttttcaattcTCCCAAGCTTCTTAATTATCCCAAGAATACCAGCTCCAGCAAGACGGGCTCCACGTTCTGCAACGATGTCACAAACCTCCGACACTACCTCCCTCGCCCTTGGAGAAGTACTAGTGATCTGGTAGTCATGGAGCAAAAGGGTTAAAAGTACTTAACTATTTTGTCCATCATTAAGATTGAAGACTACTTCAGGTACTGTTTTATTACTTCATTGGGAAGAAACCTTACCCCAAAAACTTTCTTCAGTTTTTCGCCGACAATTTCGTGATCCTCTGATGTATCTTGATGCATGGCAGCCATATCAGGTGAACTACATAATATGACAAGCAAAATACTATTAGCGGCTGAATGATTCATTGAGATCCAATCATCCAATATTTCCAAATTTCAACCAAAAGACTAGAAGGTAATGCAGCTGATAGAAATTGTACTTTCACATTAGACTTTGTTGTGCACCTCAATTGGTAACGAGTCATGAGTTTTGAAGGCACCGTGTCTCCGAATAATGCTGTTTCCTGCGCCATCTTCAGTAATACTCTTCTCACAATTTCTCCCAGATACATTCCCGAAATCAGCTTCTCGAATCTCTGAGGCAAAACACTAGGTCAAACGTAGAAAACTTAGGCCTTTCAagattttgggaacttggagtaCAAGGTTTGCCTTACCCGGCATCCAGGATTTGGGCTTTCAGCATCTAAACAAGTATCAAAGATGGTTATTGGAAGATGAGGAGAACTGAAATCTCCCCACTGTGTGCTAATTACCTGCACAAGTAAGTAGATATTTAACTGCGCCCTTCACTTActgtataataaaaaaaattccatagACAGACACTAACCATGTCGCCTAATTTAGGCGATGGACCATGCCACTGGAGAGCTGCATTTGCAGGCTCTACATAAGCAGCATCCGTGCCCATTGCTAGAGTAACCGCAGCCACGCTTTCTCTGTTGTAGTATCTACCTCCTGCCAAATTTCCTACGGTATCATCAACCTGCTCAAGAAGATAGCTGAATTAATTGCAAGGAATCATTTTTTCGTAGTGAAATCAAGCAACAAGGAGTAGCATAAACCACGGGAGTTGCATACCATTGCGTAAACCCGCAATTTCACTCCATGTTCCTCCAGAGCTTTGTTGAAGTCACTCACCAACTTTTTTCCAACCTGATCTCATTGTAATATTGTACAGAAAaagatggttaatttgtgcaatTGCCGTGATATGGACAAAATAATTCTTCCCAAATCTCATACTTAAGCAGTTAATTTTGCTGCAGCAGCGAGTGTAAAATATCAAGAAAAAGGGATAAATATAACCTAACTTTGCTATCAGCTGAGAAACTCTTCCATTTGATAGCGGTTCCATCGGAGACAACAGATTGTTCGACTGGACATGATACTATACAACCAAGTTTGCTCATCTCCTTTGCTGATGTATTGGGATGTTCTGAAACAAACCTTCCTAGCTCCACAgcaataaaatcaaataattcctatttaatgaaaaaaaagtaTATGTATCATATTCATCTGTGCATTGAAGTATATAAAACACATGTTGATCAAGCTCAAGTTTTTGTCGTGTAAACGAAAAAAATTGTGACAATGCAATGCATGAccttatttaaattaaaaaaaattgtttacaTGATCTGCATATGTTGGTGCTGATATTGTGCTTGTATAAAAGCTACTTTGTTTCATGCCTCTCATTGGCGCCTAATATGATCTTCTAGTCATTTGTTAAAACTTTTAAGCTGCtccaaaaaatttaattatctaTATGTACCTTTGCAGTAGCAGCCATGAGATTGGAGGGAATGGGAATCTCCTCCCTATTTAAATCTGAAATGGGGTTGTTCTTCCCTCCAAGTCTGGCACACAAGATCAAGAAGTTCGTTCCCCGCAAATTTACGCCATAATAAAATCCTTCCTCATCTCTGCCACCACACCAAAACACACctcaaatcaaaatttaagagaaaattctagtattattttctttttcttcaatgcGCGCGATATTCTGTTATAAATTCTAAACTATATATCCTATACTGGCAGGGGCAAGGGAGCGGACACACTGCCCTGCATGAGCAATCGAGGATGTACCCTACCCGGTGGGGAGGGCGGCGACATAGGAAACCAGCATGTTGAGCGTTGTGATGGTCCCACCGGAAGCAAGGCAAGCTTTCATGTCAGACACCAAGGCATTTGAGACCTGCCAAAGCTTTGGCACCGGAGTGGCGCAGTCCCTGGCAAATTTGCGTAGTATTTTTTGTGTTTCTCTCCATTGACGCTGTTTCTTCCGCTTCCACTGTCTCAGTAAAACTGATGCCGCTACCACTGTGGTAGTTACGATCACTgatgccaccaccaccaccttcttCCTCATTGTTTTTGTTGTCTCTCTGATTGCAATGAGGGCATCAATCAACAACTTGCaaacaaaaatattgtcttgttatatgttttgttatgttttctctGATCAAGTGTTGGTTAAAAAATAACAGAAACCCGTCATTTGTGGAGGGAGGAACGAGTATTATGGATGGAGGGGTGCAACAGATGCATACATTATGTTGATTTATATAACACTGAAGAAATATTAAAACATATCCCAAGTTTCTAACTGAAATTTTTTGATAAATGTTCTACATTAAACTCATTGGAACTATGAAGAGGGAGTTTCGAGCTTAGGTgtagaaatgagagagagaacaCGGCCCATATCATACGTTTTGGGCTGAAAGTATGGGTAATTAGAATTCATGGAAATGGTGGCCTAAACAAGTTGAATATGGGCTAATAGAAGGGCTAAAGGAGTTGATATGGATTTCGTgaaataaatacaaatggaCTGATTGCCGGATGTTTACATTCTGCATGGGCCCTATGCTGTTTCTAGACGCAAGTTCTAAAAACATTTAGACCTATTTTTAGTTAAGACACGTATTCTTCATCAAATCTTATTTTACTCCTTATGCTTTATATTGTCTCACTTTACCATCTGCAC encodes the following:
- the LOC126613770 gene encoding probable hexokinase-like 2 protein, with protein sequence MRKKVVVVASVIVTTTVVAASVLLRQWKRKKQRQWRETQKILRKFARDCATPVPKLWQVSNALVSDMKACLASGGTITTLNMLVSYVAALPTGDEEGFYYGVNLRGTNFLILCARLGGKNNPISDLNREEIPIPSNLMAATAKELFDFIAVELGRFVSEHPNTSAKEMSKLGCIVSCPVEQSVVSDGTAIKWKSFSADSKVGKKLVSDFNKALEEHGVKLRVYAMVDDTVGNLAGGRYYNRESVAAVTLAMGTDAAYVEPANAALQWHGPSPKLGDMVISTQWGDFSSPHLPITIFDTCLDAESPNPGCRRFEKLISGMYLGEIVRRVLLKMAQETALFGDTVPSKLMTRYQLSSPDMAAMHQDTSEDHEIVGEKLKKVFGITSTSPRAREVVSEVCDIVAERGARLAGAGILGIIKKLGRIENKKSVVTVEGGIYEHYRVFRNYLNSSVWEMLGNDLSDNVVIEHSHGGSGTGALFLAASQMEMQNDDPDPDHDPDTDPGNDDDEPDIDDPHPGNDDHDRGNDVRDPNPDT